In Deinococcus fonticola, a genomic segment contains:
- a CDS encoding cytochrome c, whose protein sequence is MTSGRKNNWTAGNAMSWVMGVLLGGLIGLILLIVIPRTLGGQAAGGAAETGTTAATTGTASAGTEGGSDSSDDNGNTASNNPGTAATGPDGTPGTGSKGSASDGAGASGQVAPGATEPETEASTAGEDNQSVPTIAAGSGQQNQAAGGEAGEGDAAAGQEKFAGSCAGCHGANAEGGMGPKMDKAKAWTAEQFTAAVREGKTPDRTLGMVMPHFTTEQVSDAELNNIHAYLKTVN, encoded by the coding sequence ATGACGAGTGGAAGGAAGAATAACTGGACGGCTGGAAACGCCATGTCTTGGGTCATGGGTGTGCTGCTGGGTGGCCTGATCGGCCTGATTCTGCTGATCGTCATTCCACGCACCCTGGGCGGGCAGGCGGCTGGTGGGGCAGCCGAGACCGGCACCACGGCGGCCACTACCGGCACGGCCAGTGCTGGAACCGAAGGCGGCAGCGACAGTAGTGACGACAACGGCAACACCGCCTCCAACAACCCTGGCACGGCCGCCACGGGGCCGGACGGCACGCCCGGTACGGGCTCCAAGGGATCGGCCAGTGACGGCGCGGGCGCTTCGGGCCAAGTCGCGCCGGGAGCCACCGAGCCGGAGACCGAGGCCAGCACCGCCGGTGAAGACAACCAGAGCGTGCCCACCATCGCCGCTGGTTCGGGGCAGCAGAATCAGGCCGCGGGCGGCGAAGCCGGGGAAGGAGACGCTGCGGCGGGTCAGGAGAAATTCGCGGGCAGCTGCGCCGGCTGCCACGGCGCAAATGCCGAAGGCGGCATGGGCCCCAAGATGGACAAGGCGAAAGCCTGGACGGCCGAGCAGTTCACGGCGGCAGTGCGTGAAGGGAAAACGCCGGACAGGACACTGGGCATGGTGATGCCTCACTTCACGACCGAGCAGGTCAGCGACGCGGAACTGAACAACATTCACGCCTACCTGAAAACCGTGAACTGA